A genomic segment from Capra hircus breed San Clemente chromosome 7, ASM170441v1, whole genome shotgun sequence encodes:
- the MED26 gene encoding mediator of RNA polymerase II transcription subunit 26 isoform X1 gives MTAAPPSPQQIRDRLLQAIDPQSNIRNMVAVQEVISSLEKYPITKEALEETRLGKLINDVRKKTKNEELAKRAKKLLRSWQKLIEPVHQNEAALRGLAGATGSANGGAHNCRPEAGAAGPPKSVHDLKYRNDMPRLCGQRLDRLGSRKRRGDQRDLGHPGPPPKVSKASHDSLVPNSSPLPTNGISGSPESFPSPLDSSGHVGPEGNRLEHGENDKHSGKIPVNAVRPHTSSPGLGKPPGPCLQTKAVVLQQLDRVDETPGPPHPKGPPRCSLGSRNSRHEGSFARQRSPYTYKGSLPSPSPRPQSLDATQVPSPLPLAQPSTPPVRRLELLPSAESPVRWLEQPEGHQRLAGSGCKAGLPPAEPLLPRAGFSPDSSKADSDAASSGGSDSKKKKRYRPRDYTVNLDGQVAEAGVKPVRLKERKLTFDPMTRQIKPLTQKEPVRADSPVHTEQPRTELDKPEAKASLQSPFEQTNWKELSRNEIIQSYLSRQSSLLSSSGAQTPGAHHFMSEYLKQEESTRRGARKPHVLVPHGPPTDFPGLSREVTRDDLDRIQAHQWPGVNGCQDTQGNWYDWTQCISLDPHGDDGRLNILPYVCLD, from the exons ATCCGGAACATGGTGGCGGTGCAGGAAGTCATCTCCAGCCTGGAGAAATACCCCATCACCAAAGAGGCACTGGAG GAAACCCGCCTTGGGAAGCTCATCAACGACGTCCGCAAGAAGACCAAGAACGAGGAGCTTGCCAAACGGGCCAAGAAGCTGCTGCGGAGCTGGCAGAAGCTCATCGAGCCCGTGCACCAGAATGAGGCTGCGCTGCGGGGGCTGGCGGGTGCCACCGGCTCAGCCAACGGCGGTGCCCATAACTGCCGGCCAGAGGCAGGGGCGGCCGGCCCGCCCAAGAGCGTCCATGACCTGAAGTACCGCAATGACATGCCAAGGCTGTGCGGGCAGCGGCTGGACAGGTTGGGCAGCCGCAAGCGCCGGGGAGACCAGCGTGACCTTGGTCACCCTGGGCCACCTCCCAAGGTCTCCAAGGCGAGCCACGACTCCCTGGTCCCCAACtcgtcccccctccccaccaatgGGATCAGCGGGAGCCCTGAGAGCTTCCCCAGCCCCCTGGACAGCAGTGGGCACGTGGGCCCTGAGGGCAACCGCCTGGAGCACGGCGAGAACGACAAGCACAGCGGCAAGATCCCCGTCAATGCCGTGAGGCCGCACACCAGCTCCCCGGGCCTGGGCAAGCCCCCCGGGCCCTGCTTGCAGACGAAGGCTGTGGTGCTGCAGCAGTTGGACAGGGTGGACGAGACTCCAGGGCCCCCCCACCCCAAGGGGCCACCTCGCTGCTCTCTCGGTTCCCGGAACTCACGGCACGAGGGCTCCTTTGCCCGGCAGCGGAGCCCGTACACGTACAAGGGCTCCCTGCCCAGCCCATCACCTCGGCCCCAGTCGCTGGATGCCACGCAGGTGCCGTCACCGCTTCCGTTGGCCCAGCCGTCCACGCCCCCTGTGCGGCGACTCGAGCTGCTGCCCAGCGCAGAGAGCCCCGTGCGCTGGCTGGAGCAGCCGGAGGGCCACCAGCGACTTGCAGGGTCGGGCTGCAAGGCGGGGCTGCCACCGGCTGAGCCGCTCCTGCCCCGGGCAGGCTTCTCCCCAGACTCCTCCAAAGCGGACAGCGATGCTGCCTCCTCTGGTGGGTCAGACAGCAAAAAGAAGAAGAGGTACCGGCCTCGTGACTACACGGTTAACTTGGACGGGCAGGTGGCTGAGGCTGGTGTCAAGCCTGTCCGGTTAAAAGAGCGGAAGCTCACCTTTGATCCCATGACAAGACAGATCAAACCTCTGACCCAGAAAGAGCCAGTGCGGGCCGACAGCCCCGTGCACACGGAGCAGCCCAGGACAGAGCTGGACAAGCCCGAGGCCAAGGCCAGCCTCCAGAGCCCTTTTGAACAGACGAACTGGAAGGAACTGTCACGCAATGAGATCATCCAGTCCTACCTGAGCCGGCAGAGCAGCCTGCTCTCGTCGTCAGGCGCACAGACCCCGGGCGCTCACCACTTCATGTCGGAGTACCTGAAGCAGGAGGAGAGCACTCGGCGCGGGGCCCGGAAGCCGCACGTGTTGGTGCCTCATGGCCCGCCCACGGACTTCCCCGGGCTGAGCCGCGAGGTCACCCGGGACGATCTGGACAGAATCCAGGCCCACCAGTGGCCAGGGGTGAACGGGTGTCAGGACACACAGGGTAACTGGTATGACTGGACGCAGTGCATATCGCTCGACCCGCACGGCGACGACGGGCGGTTGAACATTCTGCCTTATGTCTGCTTGGACTGA
- the MED26 gene encoding mediator of RNA polymerase II transcription subunit 26 isoform X2 yields MTAAPPSPQQIRDRLLQAIDPQSNETRLGKLINDVRKKTKNEELAKRAKKLLRSWQKLIEPVHQNEAALRGLAGATGSANGGAHNCRPEAGAAGPPKSVHDLKYRNDMPRLCGQRLDRLGSRKRRGDQRDLGHPGPPPKVSKASHDSLVPNSSPLPTNGISGSPESFPSPLDSSGHVGPEGNRLEHGENDKHSGKIPVNAVRPHTSSPGLGKPPGPCLQTKAVVLQQLDRVDETPGPPHPKGPPRCSLGSRNSRHEGSFARQRSPYTYKGSLPSPSPRPQSLDATQVPSPLPLAQPSTPPVRRLELLPSAESPVRWLEQPEGHQRLAGSGCKAGLPPAEPLLPRAGFSPDSSKADSDAASSGGSDSKKKKRYRPRDYTVNLDGQVAEAGVKPVRLKERKLTFDPMTRQIKPLTQKEPVRADSPVHTEQPRTELDKPEAKASLQSPFEQTNWKELSRNEIIQSYLSRQSSLLSSSGAQTPGAHHFMSEYLKQEESTRRGARKPHVLVPHGPPTDFPGLSREVTRDDLDRIQAHQWPGVNGCQDTQGNWYDWTQCISLDPHGDDGRLNILPYVCLD; encoded by the coding sequence GAAACCCGCCTTGGGAAGCTCATCAACGACGTCCGCAAGAAGACCAAGAACGAGGAGCTTGCCAAACGGGCCAAGAAGCTGCTGCGGAGCTGGCAGAAGCTCATCGAGCCCGTGCACCAGAATGAGGCTGCGCTGCGGGGGCTGGCGGGTGCCACCGGCTCAGCCAACGGCGGTGCCCATAACTGCCGGCCAGAGGCAGGGGCGGCCGGCCCGCCCAAGAGCGTCCATGACCTGAAGTACCGCAATGACATGCCAAGGCTGTGCGGGCAGCGGCTGGACAGGTTGGGCAGCCGCAAGCGCCGGGGAGACCAGCGTGACCTTGGTCACCCTGGGCCACCTCCCAAGGTCTCCAAGGCGAGCCACGACTCCCTGGTCCCCAACtcgtcccccctccccaccaatgGGATCAGCGGGAGCCCTGAGAGCTTCCCCAGCCCCCTGGACAGCAGTGGGCACGTGGGCCCTGAGGGCAACCGCCTGGAGCACGGCGAGAACGACAAGCACAGCGGCAAGATCCCCGTCAATGCCGTGAGGCCGCACACCAGCTCCCCGGGCCTGGGCAAGCCCCCCGGGCCCTGCTTGCAGACGAAGGCTGTGGTGCTGCAGCAGTTGGACAGGGTGGACGAGACTCCAGGGCCCCCCCACCCCAAGGGGCCACCTCGCTGCTCTCTCGGTTCCCGGAACTCACGGCACGAGGGCTCCTTTGCCCGGCAGCGGAGCCCGTACACGTACAAGGGCTCCCTGCCCAGCCCATCACCTCGGCCCCAGTCGCTGGATGCCACGCAGGTGCCGTCACCGCTTCCGTTGGCCCAGCCGTCCACGCCCCCTGTGCGGCGACTCGAGCTGCTGCCCAGCGCAGAGAGCCCCGTGCGCTGGCTGGAGCAGCCGGAGGGCCACCAGCGACTTGCAGGGTCGGGCTGCAAGGCGGGGCTGCCACCGGCTGAGCCGCTCCTGCCCCGGGCAGGCTTCTCCCCAGACTCCTCCAAAGCGGACAGCGATGCTGCCTCCTCTGGTGGGTCAGACAGCAAAAAGAAGAAGAGGTACCGGCCTCGTGACTACACGGTTAACTTGGACGGGCAGGTGGCTGAGGCTGGTGTCAAGCCTGTCCGGTTAAAAGAGCGGAAGCTCACCTTTGATCCCATGACAAGACAGATCAAACCTCTGACCCAGAAAGAGCCAGTGCGGGCCGACAGCCCCGTGCACACGGAGCAGCCCAGGACAGAGCTGGACAAGCCCGAGGCCAAGGCCAGCCTCCAGAGCCCTTTTGAACAGACGAACTGGAAGGAACTGTCACGCAATGAGATCATCCAGTCCTACCTGAGCCGGCAGAGCAGCCTGCTCTCGTCGTCAGGCGCACAGACCCCGGGCGCTCACCACTTCATGTCGGAGTACCTGAAGCAGGAGGAGAGCACTCGGCGCGGGGCCCGGAAGCCGCACGTGTTGGTGCCTCATGGCCCGCCCACGGACTTCCCCGGGCTGAGCCGCGAGGTCACCCGGGACGATCTGGACAGAATCCAGGCCCACCAGTGGCCAGGGGTGAACGGGTGTCAGGACACACAGGGTAACTGGTATGACTGGACGCAGTGCATATCGCTCGACCCGCACGGCGACGACGGGCGGTTGAACATTCTGCCTTATGTCTGCTTGGACTGA